A genome region from candidate division KSB1 bacterium includes the following:
- a CDS encoding BatD family protein: protein MKTINYFCLVVLLFYAGSMNAQDLNVQASVDRTRLSVNDRLTLTVELSGSDARQAGRPDLPDMQGFLQFLGSGGTSQNISIVNGKMSASKAFTFYYRASKAGSFTIPAIQVTHKGQTVSSDPIPLTIMQSGAQPSRTPSDQTEGLDDHLMVRALVDKKQVYQHEPVHVTYRIYARVNVTSYGISKLPELTGFWSEDFDMPSRPQTRQEVINGNRYTVADIKRTALFPTSQGKKTIGPLVLDCEIRMQRGSGRDVFDSFFDDPFGRTVRKSISSEPVDITVKPLPKNGRPPGFSGAVGQYQLDAGIDKRQVETDEAITLKVTLSGTGNIKMLPVPEPDFPSDFELYDPKVTQTVNRSGDRITGNKTVEYVLIPRFPGEQRIPPVRFSYFNPKTKSYETLSSPEFIISVSKSDDTYSAPAAGLSREEVKLLGQDIHFIKLESGSFQRLGSHFYNSLVFILLAFIPLAGIAGTAVYKKQRDKLSQNYAYARRKKANAMAMKRLSRAKAVMNVDTQKQFYSEISDALYGFAADKLNKEKAGLLSSEIEKEFKIRTVPQDFRNEFFDLLKTCDFMRFAPAGGTEEDMEQFYQRAKEMIIKLEKEF, encoded by the coding sequence ATGAAAACGATAAACTATTTTTGTCTGGTTGTTTTGTTGTTTTATGCAGGTTCAATGAACGCGCAGGATCTGAACGTACAAGCCAGTGTGGATCGCACCCGCCTCAGTGTGAATGACCGTTTGACATTAACCGTTGAATTATCCGGAAGTGACGCCCGGCAGGCGGGACGTCCGGATCTGCCGGATATGCAGGGCTTTTTACAGTTTCTGGGATCCGGAGGCACGTCCCAGAATATCAGTATTGTCAATGGCAAAATGTCGGCGTCCAAAGCATTTACGTTTTATTACCGGGCATCAAAAGCCGGTTCATTTACCATTCCTGCGATTCAGGTGACGCATAAAGGCCAGACCGTGAGCAGTGATCCCATTCCACTCACCATTATGCAGTCGGGAGCACAGCCGAGCCGGACGCCCTCTGATCAGACAGAGGGACTGGACGATCACCTGATGGTGCGCGCGCTGGTGGATAAAAAGCAAGTTTATCAGCATGAACCCGTGCACGTGACGTATCGGATTTACGCCAGAGTCAATGTAACCAGTTATGGAATTTCGAAATTGCCGGAGCTGACCGGATTCTGGTCTGAAGATTTTGATATGCCGTCGCGACCGCAAACCCGGCAGGAGGTGATCAACGGAAACCGCTATACGGTGGCGGACATCAAGCGTACGGCGCTGTTCCCCACGTCACAGGGGAAAAAAACCATCGGTCCGCTGGTCCTGGATTGTGAGATCCGCATGCAGCGGGGTTCGGGGCGCGACGTGTTTGATTCATTTTTCGATGATCCGTTCGGCCGAACGGTGCGCAAAAGCATCTCGAGCGAGCCCGTTGATATCACGGTCAAACCGCTGCCGAAAAACGGCCGCCCGCCCGGATTTTCCGGCGCTGTCGGGCAGTACCAGCTCGACGCTGGTATTGACAAGCGCCAGGTCGAAACCGATGAAGCCATTACCTTGAAAGTGACCCTTTCCGGAACCGGCAATATCAAGATGCTGCCGGTTCCGGAACCGGACTTTCCGTCTGACTTTGAATTGTACGATCCGAAAGTGACGCAGACTGTCAACCGCAGCGGGGACCGCATCACCGGAAATAAAACAGTCGAATATGTGCTCATTCCCCGATTTCCGGGCGAGCAGCGCATCCCGCCTGTGCGGTTTTCGTATTTTAACCCGAAAACAAAATCCTATGAAACGCTGTCCTCGCCCGAGTTTATCATATCCGTATCCAAAAGCGATGACACGTACAGCGCCCCGGCTGCCGGATTGAGCCGGGAAGAGGTCAAGCTTTTGGGACAGGATATTCATTTTATCAAACTGGAATCAGGTTCATTTCAGCGGCTCGGATCGCATTTTTATAACAGTTTAGTGTTTATCCTGCTGGCATTTATCCCGCTTGCCGGTATTGCAGGTACGGCTGTTTATAAAAAGCAGCGCGACAAATTGTCGCAAAATTACGCGTATGCGCGCCGGAAAAAAGCCAATGCCATGGCTATGAAACGGCTCAGCCGGGCCAAAGCGGTCATGAATGTGGATACGCAGAAACAGTTTTATTCTGAAATTTCCGACGCCCTGTACGGGTTCGCCGCTGATAAACTCAATAAGGAAAAAGCCGGGCTGCTCAGTTCAGAGATTGAAAAAGAATTTAAAATCCGAACTGTTCCGCAGGATTTCCGGAACGAGTTTTTTGATCTGCTCAAGACCTGTGACTTTATGAGATTTGCCCCTGCCGGCGGTACGGAAGAAGATATGGAACAGTTCTATCAGAGGGCAAAAGAAATGATTATCAAACTGGAAAAAGAATTTTAA
- a CDS encoding tetratricopeptide repeat protein — translation MKTLLLILLFAVGVLYGQQQVEYLFEKGNDLYKDGSYEKAIEVYESIVANDYESAELYYNLGNAYYKLRDMGHAILYYERARELAPGDADISHNLKLAELRVVDKVQSPPSFLQRTWQTVRDALALDYVAALTLFLRMVTSVVIILRLLMSRAGVQKWLRFVFSPVLILFVLSLCFFVLRLNYDASHDQAVVMSDRVEIKSSPTPDAQTVFALHEGVKVTITDQADQYYRIQLKDGKIGWLIQNAVEKI, via the coding sequence ATGAAAACGTTACTATTGATTCTTCTGTTTGCTGTTGGTGTTCTTTACGGACAGCAGCAAGTCGAGTACCTGTTTGAAAAGGGCAATGACCTGTACAAGGACGGCAGCTATGAGAAGGCCATTGAGGTCTATGAATCGATTGTTGCCAATGATTATGAGAGCGCTGAGTTGTATTATAACCTCGGGAATGCCTATTACAAGCTCCGGGATATGGGACATGCGATTCTATACTATGAACGGGCGCGGGAACTGGCTCCCGGCGATGCGGATATTTCGCATAATTTAAAACTGGCGGAACTGCGGGTTGTGGACAAGGTACAGTCGCCCCCCTCATTTTTGCAGCGCACCTGGCAGACGGTTCGCGATGCGCTGGCTCTGGACTATGTTGCTGCACTGACACTTTTTCTTCGGATGGTCACGAGTGTGGTGATCATATTGCGGTTATTGATGTCCCGGGCCGGAGTGCAAAAATGGCTTCGATTTGTGTTTTCGCCGGTTTTGATTCTGTTTGTTCTCTCACTATGTTTTTTTGTTCTACGGTTAAACTATGATGCTTCACATGACCAGGCGGTTGTTATGTCCGACAGGGTTGAGATCAAAAGCTCCCCGACGCCGGATGCGCAAACCGTGTTTGCCCTGCATGAAGGCGTCAAGGTTACGATCACCGATCAGGCCGATCAATATTACCGGATCCAGCTCAAAGACGGTAAAATCGGCTGGCTGATTCAAAACGCGGTCGAAAAGATATAG
- a CDS encoding OB-fold nucleic acid binding domain-containing protein has product MIKDLKSGDKIDDKFVVRKKELRSRKDSKVKFLSIELGDSSGRMFGTLWDKVERTNNKINVGDVVHVKGSVIDWKGRKHITIESVEPDEKKSETEKRSLCPNPIKISRR; this is encoded by the coding sequence GTGATAAAAGATCTAAAGTCTGGTGATAAAATAGACGACAAGTTTGTCGTGCGAAAGAAAGAATTGCGGTCCAGAAAAGATTCCAAAGTAAAATTTCTATCCATCGAACTGGGAGACTCTTCGGGGCGCATGTTCGGAACCTTGTGGGACAAGGTAGAACGAACCAATAATAAAATAAATGTCGGGGATGTGGTTCATGTAAAAGGTTCGGTAATCGACTGGAAAGGCAGGAAACATATAACCATTGAAAGCGTCGAACCGGACGAAAAAAAATCGGAAACCGAAAAGAGAAGTTTGTGCCCAAATCCGATAAAGATATCCCGCAGGTAA
- a CDS encoding HD domain-containing protein, which translates to MSKAGKTVSGLDQDLLLTGAMLHDIGKMKEYDCKGFIDYSDDGRLIGHIMLGYGFVKSYIDKIDGFPETLKRELLHLLISHQGKREKGSPVEPMMREAFVLYYADELDSKLGAFDRIYKREYEKGKSWSSYVKLLNRFLYFGDDK; encoded by the coding sequence TTGTCTAAAGCTGGCAAGACTGTATCCGGACTGGATCAGGATTTGCTTTTGACCGGAGCCATGCTGCATGATATCGGAAAAATGAAAGAATATGACTGCAAAGGATTTATAGATTACAGTGATGACGGCCGTTTAATCGGCCATATCATGCTGGGATACGGGTTTGTCAAATCCTATATTGACAAGATAGATGGTTTTCCGGAAACACTAAAACGTGAATTGCTGCATTTGCTGATATCGCATCAGGGAAAACGGGAAAAAGGGTCCCCGGTTGAGCCCATGATGCGGGAGGCCTTTGTGCTCTATTATGCAGATGAGTTGGATTCAAAGCTTGGCGCTTTTGACCGAATCTACAAACGTGAATATGAAAAAGGAAAATCCTGGAGCAGTTATGTCAAACTGCTCAACCGATTTCTGTATTTTGGGGATGATAAATAA
- a CDS encoding alpha-amylase family glycosyl hydrolase, with protein sequence MYRILLVILIGFAGFLKSDELYTVAFDFQPMISGVEQVYLAGSFNDWKSGELLMTDPDQDGMFQTHITLPPGRYLYKFVVDGKWLTDPNAQDYESDGHGGRNAVILVDSSFARVTFERGDGSILTTNIPLDVSYRMIHPFSPDSFYFQIPVHRKDIQSAELYISKKGERMQYTLRKTGHDEKFEYWGTHLSVQAPFSFTFLLTDADAEVYATKTGWNSVPAADSMWLDCDSNKLPTFFVPDWVQSGVFYQIFPERFRNGNPDNDPDFTEPYYQGHTELPADGKTNDEYYHLIRDWYDIDGLSKSPYRTDGRPDYYSFYGGDIPGVHEKLDYLVDLGITIIYFNPLNAGKSNHKYDPVDYLTIDPHFATENEFIDFVNAAHKHGIRIIVDMAFNHTGDWHYAFVDTREKGPESRYWHWYEWNKWPLPPEGCPTPCDYYDCWWGFPLHPNLNFDLSRPNDQENDFYDICKAEPNQEVVNYILNVARYWLGSLGIDGFRLDVPNEVPFWFWKEFRAVVDSVNPDAFLIGEIWGDALPWLGQDCFHGTMNYKYFREPVLDFFARRTIDAQIFVRRLAPAQFSYPLQARRAMMNLMGSHDTKRFITLADDNIRQVKLAALFQMSYVGVPHIYYGDEIGLHGGADPDNRRTFPWNWKKDDWRRGLFEYYQQLIELRRNHAALVTGTYEPLFAQRGLVAFARRSDSERFVIALNNSADSDTLRLSERDMGASRLSDLLSEITYKAVGDTLVLPLQPFEGMLLK encoded by the coding sequence ATGTATCGTATTCTGCTTGTAATTTTGATTGGTTTTGCCGGTTTTCTAAAGAGTGACGAACTTTACACGGTAGCGTTTGATTTTCAACCCATGATTTCCGGAGTAGAGCAGGTTTATCTGGCCGGCTCTTTTAATGACTGGAAATCCGGTGAGCTGTTAATGACGGATCCGGATCAGGATGGTATGTTCCAGACCCATATCACTCTGCCTCCCGGGAGGTATTTGTACAAGTTTGTGGTGGATGGAAAATGGCTGACAGATCCGAATGCACAGGATTATGAATCGGACGGACACGGCGGCCGCAATGCGGTAATTCTTGTGGACTCAAGTTTTGCCCGAGTGACTTTTGAACGGGGAGACGGCAGCATTCTGACAACAAATATTCCTCTTGACGTCAGTTACCGCATGATCCATCCGTTTTCACCGGATTCTTTTTATTTTCAAATCCCCGTACATCGCAAGGATATACAGAGCGCGGAACTCTATATAAGCAAAAAGGGCGAGCGGATGCAGTATACGCTGCGAAAAACCGGACATGATGAAAAATTTGAATACTGGGGGACGCACCTTTCGGTTCAGGCGCCTTTTTCTTTTACATTTTTATTGACAGACGCTGATGCGGAGGTCTATGCCACTAAAACCGGCTGGAATTCGGTTCCGGCAGCGGATTCCATGTGGCTGGATTGTGATTCGAATAAATTGCCCACGTTTTTTGTGCCGGACTGGGTGCAAAGCGGTGTGTTTTATCAGATTTTTCCGGAACGCTTTCGAAACGGAAATCCGGACAATGATCCTGATTTTACCGAGCCCTATTACCAGGGTCATACCGAACTGCCTGCTGATGGAAAGACGAATGATGAATATTACCATTTGATCAGAGACTGGTATGATATCGATGGATTGTCAAAGAGTCCGTATCGCACGGACGGCAGACCAGATTATTATTCGTTCTACGGCGGCGATATACCCGGTGTGCATGAAAAGCTGGATTATCTGGTCGATCTGGGTATCACCATCATTTATTTCAATCCGCTCAATGCCGGAAAATCGAATCACAAATATGATCCGGTTGATTATCTGACCATTGATCCGCATTTTGCCACAGAAAACGAGTTTATAGATTTTGTTAATGCGGCTCACAAGCACGGTATCCGGATTATTGTCGATATGGCTTTTAATCACACCGGCGATTGGCATTATGCGTTTGTGGATACGAGGGAAAAAGGGCCGGAATCCCGGTATTGGCACTGGTATGAGTGGAACAAGTGGCCCCTGCCGCCCGAGGGCTGTCCCACACCCTGTGACTATTACGATTGCTGGTGGGGGTTCCCGCTGCATCCAAATTTGAATTTTGATCTGAGCCGGCCCAATGATCAGGAAAATGATTTTTATGACATCTGTAAAGCGGAACCCAATCAAGAGGTTGTGAATTATATTCTAAATGTTGCCCGCTATTGGCTGGGTTCTCTCGGAATTGACGGATTTCGTCTGGATGTGCCCAATGAAGTCCCGTTCTGGTTTTGGAAAGAGTTCAGGGCTGTGGTGGATTCGGTGAATCCGGATGCGTTTCTCATCGGTGAAATCTGGGGGGATGCACTACCCTGGCTGGGGCAGGATTGTTTCCACGGCACTATGAATTACAAATATTTTCGCGAGCCGGTTCTTGATTTTTTTGCACGCCGAACAATCGATGCACAGATATTTGTTCGCAGACTGGCGCCTGCGCAATTTTCTTATCCGTTGCAGGCGCGAAGAGCCATGATGAATTTAATGGGAAGCCATGATACGAAACGCTTTATAACACTGGCTGATGATAATATCCGGCAGGTCAAACTGGCGGCATTGTTTCAGATGAGTTATGTGGGCGTGCCGCATATATACTATGGGGATGAAATCGGATTGCACGGCGGCGCTGATCCGGATAACCGTCGTACATTTCCCTGGAATTGGAAGAAAGATGACTGGCGACGTGGATTGTTCGAGTATTATCAGCAGTTGATCGAACTGCGCAGGAATCATGCTGCTCTGGTTACCGGCACCTATGAGCCGCTGTTTGCGCAGCGTGGACTGGTGGCATTTGCGCGCCGTTCTGATTCCGAGAGGTTTGTGATTGCCTTGAACAACTCGGCGGATTCCGACACTCTGCGTTTAAGCGAACGGGATATGGGAGCATCGCGTTTAAGCGATTTGTTGTCTGAAATTACCTATAAAGCGGTCGGAGATACGCTTGTGCTGCCGCTGCAGCCTTTTGAGGGGATGCTGTTAAAATAG
- a CDS encoding LacI family DNA-binding transcriptional regulator encodes MAGASEKPTIYNVATKAGVGIGTVSRALNNSPNISPDTKKRVLKAIEELHYQPHAMARGLARRKSHMAAIMLPMFTGYFYMELMQAIQEQASRHEYDLIMYSIDKPSKSKDYLKRVLQENRVDGIIMISLRMDDKYVQRFVDSEFPVVLVDSYNKDLDSITVKNKEGAYKAACHLIQQGHRRIGMIDAQLKSFPAQIRLDGFKQALDEYGIPFEKNYLVISDSITERDGFNREAGYDAMQNILSLKDRPTAIFVASDIQAAGALQAIREVGLKVPDDIALIGFDDIELAKYLGITTMKQPLFQMGTLAFQRLMEKMETPSLPLLHKSYNTELVIRQTCGAK; translated from the coding sequence ATGGCCGGAGCCAGTGAAAAACCGACAATTTATAATGTTGCGACTAAAGCCGGGGTGGGGATCGGGACCGTGTCGCGGGCTCTGAATAACAGTCCCAATATATCTCCGGACACCAAAAAACGCGTCCTCAAGGCGATTGAAGAATTGCATTATCAACCGCATGCCATGGCCAGGGGATTGGCCCGACGCAAAAGCCATATGGCTGCTATTATGCTTCCGATGTTTACCGGCTATTTTTATATGGAACTCATGCAGGCGATTCAGGAACAGGCCTCGCGTCATGAATATGATCTGATCATGTACAGTATTGACAAACCTTCAAAATCTAAAGATTATCTCAAGCGCGTTCTTCAGGAAAACCGCGTTGACGGCATCATTATGATTTCGTTGAGAATGGATGATAAATATGTGCAGCGGTTTGTTGATTCTGAATTTCCTGTGGTGCTGGTTGACAGTTATAACAAAGATCTGGATTCGATTACAGTGAAAAATAAAGAGGGCGCCTATAAAGCCGCCTGCCATTTGATTCAACAGGGACATCGAAGGATTGGTATGATTGACGCCCAGCTGAAAAGCTTTCCCGCACAAATACGGCTGGATGGATTCAAGCAGGCTCTCGATGAATATGGTATTCCTTTTGAAAAAAATTATTTGGTAATCAGTGATTCGATTACTGAACGGGATGGGTTTAACCGGGAGGCTGGATATGATGCCATGCAGAATATTTTGTCATTGAAAGACCGCCCCACTGCCATTTTCGTCGCCAGTGATATCCAGGCCGCCGGAGCCCTGCAGGCCATTCGGGAGGTGGGACTCAAAGTGCCGGATGATATTGCTTTGATCGGATTTGATGATATCGAATTGGCAAAATATCTTGGCATTACTACGATGAAACAGCCCTTGTTTCAGATGGGAACACTGGCTTTTCAGAGGTTGATGGAAAAAATGGAAACGCCGTCTTTGCCGCTCTTGCATAAAAGCTACAACACTGAACTGGTGATCCGGCAAACATGTGGCGCGAAATAA
- a CDS encoding TonB-dependent receptor, producing MPLHAATTGKITGTVTDSETGEPLVGANVIVQRTSLGAAADADGDYVILNVSPGQYTLVFRMMGYTPKQVQEVRVSSDLTTTIDVELSPTVLQAGEVVSVVAEKPLVTRDLTASTSMVNAEEFDKLPVTEVGEALELQAGLIKDASGALHVRGGRAGEVSYWIDGVPVMDVYDRNTVVDVNKDMVQELQVISGAFNAEYGQAMSGIVNITTKEGFDRFGGSVTSYIGDHVSTHKEKFPHISKINPFAIRNFEGSLYGPIIDEKLSISLNARHIYFDGWLSGTNVYNPGAVTGNLVLPQDFIDEYLPEYSESGSMVDSVNRGFPYIVGSNDYMDSLVVMSELDNPDSVSFAAHYDSLKSLHPNGKGDGDPVPMNWNRKLYLQGKINYRFTPSMKLDYTYILDDVEYNDYDRNYFLNPKGDLDRFRTGETHILRWTQTLSSRTFYKLSMSYFTKEYKHSTYENPHSPLYVHPDLSVQDPYSFRTAGTNNNRLRRQTTTMLGKMDLTSQVTKRHQIKTGLEFRQHDLTYNNITLRPVASQTSMNFLWEGPYIDTRILPDTTIYASSYRHKPVEFSAYIQDKMEYKSMIVNAGIRFDYFEPDGRMLADESDPTITNPIRPENRYHDWGTDGEPNTFDPDGSENNGLRDPGEPAVTLSERREYWYENATPKFQISPRLGVSFPITARGVIHFSYGHFFQIPRFELLYQNPDFELDSGTGNIGLIGNADLEPEHTVSGEIGLQQQITDNISLDVTGYFRDVRNLAGTRAAEIEIYGGSATYSKIINSDFGFVKGLILALNKRFANHFGFSVDYTLQVAKGTNSNPEQARNALLGGSLPEVQLTPLEWDQRHTVNMSATYGYDTWGVSVIGQLGSGLPYTPRASQDITTLLTNSQKKPMTYNLDLRAFKDFSVGPGNLNVFLRILNLLDVMNAVYVYDDTGKPGFTRDEDIAAATNPPETVNSLDRWFTNSTHFSEPRRIELGFTYSF from the coding sequence TTGCCTCTGCATGCTGCCACCACGGGCAAAATTACCGGAACGGTTACCGATTCCGAGACGGGGGAGCCGTTGGTCGGTGCCAATGTCATCGTGCAGAGAACGAGTCTTGGCGCAGCTGCTGACGCTGACGGGGATTATGTCATTTTGAATGTCTCCCCGGGTCAGTATACACTCGTTTTTCGTATGATGGGGTACACCCCGAAACAGGTGCAGGAGGTGAGAGTGTCCTCAGATTTGACCACCACTATTGACGTCGAATTGTCCCCCACTGTGTTACAGGCCGGCGAGGTGGTTTCTGTGGTTGCGGAGAAACCTCTGGTCACCCGCGATTTGACCGCATCTACTTCAATGGTGAACGCGGAAGAGTTTGATAAACTGCCCGTCACCGAAGTGGGTGAAGCCCTTGAACTGCAGGCCGGTCTGATCAAGGATGCCTCAGGGGCGCTGCATGTGCGCGGCGGACGCGCCGGTGAGGTCAGCTACTGGATTGACGGTGTGCCGGTCATGGATGTCTATGACCGCAATACCGTTGTTGATGTCAACAAGGATATGGTTCAGGAACTGCAGGTCATCAGCGGCGCGTTTAATGCCGAATACGGACAGGCCATGTCCGGAATCGTAAATATCACCACAAAAGAAGGATTTGACCGGTTCGGCGGTTCTGTTACCTCGTATATCGGCGATCACGTCAGCACCCATAAAGAAAAATTTCCGCACATTAGCAAAATCAATCCGTTTGCCATTCGTAACTTTGAGGGCAGTCTGTACGGACCGATTATTGATGAAAAACTATCCATATCCCTGAACGCACGCCATATTTATTTTGACGGTTGGCTGAGCGGGACCAATGTTTACAATCCCGGTGCAGTGACCGGCAATCTTGTTTTACCTCAGGATTTTATTGATGAATATTTGCCGGAATACTCTGAAAGCGGTTCTATGGTGGATTCTGTGAACCGGGGATTCCCTTATATCGTCGGCAGTAATGACTATATGGATAGTCTGGTTGTGATGAGTGAACTTGACAATCCGGATTCTGTGAGCTTTGCCGCCCATTATGACAGTCTGAAATCTCTGCATCCGAACGGCAAGGGCGACGGTGACCCGGTTCCCATGAACTGGAACCGAAAGCTTTACCTGCAGGGTAAAATCAATTATCGCTTCACGCCGTCCATGAAGCTGGATTACACCTACATTCTGGATGACGTCGAATACAATGATTATGACCGCAATTATTTTCTCAATCCCAAAGGCGATCTGGACCGGTTCCGGACCGGAGAAACCCATATCCTCAGGTGGACGCAAACGCTGAGTTCCCGGACCTTTTACAAGCTTTCCATGTCTTATTTTACCAAAGAATATAAACATTCAACGTATGAAAATCCGCACAGTCCGTTGTATGTGCACCCGGACCTGTCGGTTCAGGATCCATATAGTTTCAGAACCGCAGGGACGAATAACAATCGTCTCAGACGTCAGACCACGACAATGCTGGGCAAGATGGATCTGACCAGTCAGGTCACCAAACGGCATCAGATCAAAACCGGTCTGGAGTTCCGGCAGCATGATCTGACCTATAACAATATTACCCTTCGCCCTGTTGCTTCACAGACCAGTATGAATTTTTTGTGGGAAGGGCCGTATATCGACACCCGTATTTTGCCGGACACTACGATTTATGCCAGCAGCTATCGCCATAAACCAGTCGAGTTTTCGGCGTATATCCAGGACAAAATGGAATACAAAAGCATGATTGTGAATGCCGGCATCCGCTTTGATTATTTTGAGCCGGACGGCAGGATGCTGGCAGATGAAAGTGATCCCACGATCACCAATCCGATTCGCCCGGAAAATCGTTATCACGACTGGGGCACGGACGGCGAGCCGAACACGTTCGATCCGGATGGTTCGGAAAACAATGGGTTGCGGGATCCCGGTGAACCGGCGGTTACCTTATCCGAACGCCGTGAATACTGGTATGAAAATGCCACTCCCAAATTTCAGATCAGTCCGCGGCTGGGAGTTTCATTTCCCATTACCGCACGCGGCGTCATTCATTTTTCCTACGGGCATTTTTTTCAGATTCCGCGGTTTGAGCTGCTGTATCAAAACCCGGATTTTGAGCTGGATTCCGGCACCGGGAATATCGGTCTGATCGGAAATGCCGATCTTGAACCCGAACACACGGTGAGCGGAGAAATCGGCTTGCAGCAGCAGATCACCGACAATATATCACTGGATGTGACCGGATATTTCCGGGATGTACGAAATCTGGCCGGTACACGCGCAGCGGAGATCGAGATTTACGGCGGTTCCGCCACTTATAGCAAAATCATCAACAGTGATTTTGGATTTGTCAAGGGGCTGATTTTGGCATTAAACAAACGATTTGCCAATCACTTTGGCTTTTCTGTGGATTATACCCTGCAGGTGGCCAAGGGAACCAACTCGAATCCCGAACAAGCACGAAATGCATTGCTGGGCGGATCTCTTCCTGAAGTGCAGTTGACGCCGCTGGAATGGGATCAGCGCCACACGGTGAACATGTCCGCCACCTATGGGTATGACACCTGGGGTGTGAGTGTCATTGGTCAGCTGGGAAGCGGATTGCCTTATACACCGCGGGCCAGTCAGGATATTACCACATTATTGACCAACAGTCAGAAAAAGCCTATGACCTATAATCTGGATCTGCGGGCGTTTAAAGATTTTTCCGTGGGTCCGGGAAATTTGAATGTATTCTTGCGGATTCTCAACCTATTGGATGTTATGAATGCTGTCTATGTGTATGATGATACCGGAAAACCCGGATTCACCCGGGACGAGGATATTGCCGCTGCCACCAATCCGCCTGAAACTGTCAATTCACTGGACCGGTGGTTCACCAATTCAACGCATTTTTCAGAGCCTCGTCGTATTGAATTAGGTTTTACTTACAGTTTCTAA
- a CDS encoding PorV/PorQ family protein codes for MKRSSFITLLVIWISTLIAASHVQAQSKVGTSAVPFLGMSVSARATAMGTAFVGVADDATSLYYNPGGIVNSGPVSLAASYTDWILDTQFNWVGFIYNVDGSNALGLSVTYLNYGEEPVTTVTSPEGTGEMWSAGDLALSLSYARTLTDKFSIGGSAKYIQSTIWNETATSFAFDVGLLFTTPFDGMKLGMSISNFGTEMQYSGQDLINQIDLDPDKLGHNESIVANLKTQTWPLPLFFRVGLSKTIFETSEYSWLLAIDALRPSDNQEQVNIGNEIGIYDRFFVRAGYQSLFEKDREEGLTAGFGLSWPMANGMTWNLDYTYATYGILEKNIHMFALGFEL; via the coding sequence ATGAAACGGTCGTCCTTTATAACATTATTAGTGATATGGATTTCGACCTTGATTGCAGCCAGTCATGTGCAAGCGCAATCCAAAGTTGGAACCAGCGCTGTTCCGTTTTTGGGAATGAGTGTTTCCGCCCGGGCTACTGCCATGGGGACAGCGTTTGTGGGTGTTGCTGATGATGCCACCAGCTTGTACTATAATCCCGGCGGAATCGTGAATTCCGGTCCTGTTTCTCTGGCAGCCAGCTATACGGACTGGATACTGGACACTCAGTTTAACTGGGTCGGTTTTATCTATAATGTAGACGGAAGCAATGCTCTGGGATTGAGTGTGACTTATCTGAATTACGGTGAAGAGCCAGTTACGACGGTTACGTCTCCCGAAGGTACAGGAGAAATGTGGAGTGCTGGCGATTTGGCGCTGAGCCTCTCTTATGCCCGCACTCTGACTGATAAATTCTCGATTGGAGGCTCTGCAAAGTATATTCAGAGCACCATCTGGAATGAAACAGCCACATCCTTTGCATTTGATGTGGGACTGCTGTTTACCACACCGTTTGACGGCATGAAACTGGGTATGAGCATTTCCAATTTTGGAACGGAAATGCAATACAGCGGACAGGATTTGATCAATCAGATCGATCTGGATCCTGACAAGCTGGGACATAATGAATCCATTGTTGCGAATTTAAAAACACAAACCTGGCCATTGCCTCTGTTTTTCCGGGTTGGTCTTTCAAAAACTATCTTTGAAACCTCTGAATATTCCTGGCTGCTTGCAATTGATGCCCTGCGTCCGAGTGACAATCAGGAGCAGGTCAATATCGGCAATGAAATCGGGATTTATGACCGCTTTTTTGTGCGCGCCGGCTATCAATCCCTGTTTGAAAAAGATCGTGAAGAAGGGCTGACCGCCGGTTTTGGTCTTTCCTGGCCCATGGCCAACGGCATGACCTGGAATCTTGATTATACTTATGCCACGTACGGCATTCTCGAAAAAAATATACACATGTTTGCATTGGGATTTGAACTATGA